A part of Gemmatimonas groenlandica genomic DNA contains:
- a CDS encoding proline iminopeptidase-family hydrolase, whose protein sequence is MISSRLVPRISAAVAIAATCTVAACSSKGDTAADSALAAAATDTFPSQEGMIDVPGGKVWYRKIGNGPGVPLLAMHGGPGGTSCRFEVLAPLANERPVIFYDQLGSGRSEHPTDTSLWNFPRFVQEVEAVRRALKLDSVHLLGHSWGGALAAEYMIVAKPSGVKSVVFSSPLISTPRWIADADSLREQLPESIQKVLDDNEKAGTLDSPAYKAATDSFYARHVRRLPTPTIARCEGVTSNDTIYRQMWGPTEFLANGSLKSWTRSADMDEITTPSLFIAGEFDEARPTTLEEFRKTMPDARLVVIPGGAHAAMREKPAEYIAAVRAFLAEVEKKAP, encoded by the coding sequence ATGATCTCATCCCGTCTTGTGCCGCGTATCAGCGCCGCCGTTGCGATCGCCGCGACGTGCACCGTCGCCGCCTGTTCATCGAAGGGCGATACCGCGGCTGACAGCGCGCTCGCTGCGGCGGCGACAGACACCTTCCCGTCGCAGGAGGGCATGATCGATGTGCCCGGCGGCAAGGTGTGGTACCGCAAGATCGGCAACGGTCCCGGTGTGCCGCTGCTGGCGATGCACGGTGGCCCAGGGGGCACGTCGTGTCGCTTCGAAGTGCTGGCGCCGCTCGCCAACGAACGGCCCGTGATCTTCTACGACCAGCTGGGTTCGGGACGCTCCGAGCATCCCACCGACACGTCGCTATGGAATTTCCCGCGCTTCGTGCAGGAGGTCGAAGCGGTGCGCCGCGCGCTCAAGCTCGACTCCGTGCATCTGCTTGGACACTCGTGGGGTGGCGCACTGGCGGCGGAATACATGATCGTCGCGAAGCCCTCGGGCGTGAAGTCGGTGGTCTTCAGCAGCCCGCTCATCTCCACGCCGAGATGGATTGCGGATGCCGACAGTTTGCGAGAGCAGCTGCCGGAATCAATTCAAAAGGTGCTCGACGACAACGAGAAGGCCGGCACCCTCGACTCACCGGCCTACAAGGCGGCGACCGACTCGTTCTACGCGCGTCACGTGCGACGGTTGCCCACGCCAACGATCGCGCGCTGCGAAGGGGTGACCTCGAACGACACGATCTATCGGCAAATGTGGGGCCCCACCGAGTTTCTAGCGAACGGGTCGCTCAAGTCCTGGACACGATCTGCCGACATGGACGAGATCACCACGCCGTCGCTGTTCATTGCCGGCGAATTCGACGAAGCGCGTCCGACCACGCTCGAAGAGTTCCGCAAGACGATGCCTGATGCCCGACTGGTAGTGATCCCCGGTGGCGCACACGCGGCGATGCGCGAGAAACCGGCGGAGTATATCGCAGCGGTGCGTGCGTTCTTGGCCGAGGTGGAGAAGAAGGCGCCTTAG
- a CDS encoding VOC family protein has product MQRIQVQGVHHITLVGSTRQSAIDFWQGVLGMPFLFEQPNLGLESENHLYFDPGDGRLLTVFTNDAHPDAGRAAPREVGCVEHIAFNVSRASFQQAPARLEQRGISFTQRDRGFMDSIYLRDPNGLKVELACYKFETPSGFRDADVLMAAYRLRIARGDHHIDASHVADAIEQLIATRDRLE; this is encoded by the coding sequence ATGCAGCGTATTCAGGTGCAGGGTGTCCACCACATCACCCTCGTCGGCTCCACACGACAGTCCGCCATCGACTTCTGGCAGGGCGTTCTCGGGATGCCGTTCCTCTTCGAGCAGCCCAATCTGGGGCTCGAGTCGGAGAATCATCTGTACTTCGATCCTGGTGACGGACGTCTGCTCACCGTGTTCACCAACGACGCGCATCCGGACGCAGGCCGTGCGGCGCCGCGCGAGGTGGGCTGTGTGGAGCACATCGCGTTCAACGTGTCGCGCGCTTCCTTTCAGCAGGCGCCGGCGCGACTCGAACAGCGTGGAATCTCGTTCACGCAGCGTGACCGCGGCTTCATGGACTCCATCTATCTGCGCGATCCCAACGGACTGAAGGTCGAACTCGCGTGCTACAAGTTCGAGACGCCCAGTGGCTTCCGGGATGCCGACGTGCTGATGGCGGCCTACCGGCTGCGGATTGCCCGGGGCGATCATCACATCGATGCGAGCCATGTGGCTGACGCGATCGAGCAGCTGATCGCGACGCGGGATCGGCTGGAATGA
- a CDS encoding alpha/beta fold hydrolase: MRRFARYTLIGLVLLLVGLTGYGAWKNPEKGPLDAAARTGVPGQFVALSGGVTHYDIAGPDTGRVVVLVHGFSVPSYIWDSTSTALSAAGYRVIRYDLFGRGWSDRPDAAYDGAMYDAQLNDLLDSLRITQPVDLVGLSFGGFVTSHYVAGHAARVRTFTMIDPVSSARVLPGFLSWPVVGPWVWQTTQVPGMADGQASDFLHPAQYPTWVDQYRPQMRYKGFGRALLRSAVTMSRTDFGALFASAAKAGVPTLLVWGKQDQTVPIGLSEVARTNMPQLEFFPVDSAGHLPHIEQSVLVHAKMQEFFRAHPAK, encoded by the coding sequence ATGCGTCGATTCGCTCGCTACACTCTCATTGGGCTCGTGCTGTTGCTGGTGGGACTGACGGGCTACGGCGCGTGGAAGAATCCGGAGAAGGGGCCGTTGGACGCGGCCGCGCGGACCGGCGTGCCGGGACAGTTCGTGGCCCTTTCCGGCGGGGTGACCCACTACGACATCGCCGGCCCCGATACGGGGCGCGTGGTCGTCTTGGTGCACGGCTTCTCGGTGCCGTCGTACATCTGGGATTCGACCAGCACTGCGCTCAGTGCGGCCGGCTATCGCGTGATTCGCTATGACCTGTTCGGTCGCGGATGGTCAGACCGACCCGACGCGGCGTATGACGGCGCGATGTACGATGCGCAGCTGAATGACCTGCTGGATTCGCTGCGCATCACGCAACCGGTCGATCTCGTGGGATTGTCGTTCGGCGGATTCGTGACGTCGCACTACGTGGCGGGACACGCCGCACGAGTGCGCACGTTCACGATGATCGATCCGGTGAGCAGCGCTCGCGTGTTGCCCGGCTTTCTTTCGTGGCCGGTCGTGGGGCCCTGGGTGTGGCAGACCACGCAGGTGCCGGGCATGGCCGATGGACAGGCGTCGGATTTCCTGCACCCGGCGCAGTATCCGACGTGGGTCGATCAGTACCGGCCGCAGATGCGCTACAAGGGGTTCGGTCGCGCGCTGCTGCGTAGTGCCGTCACGATGAGCCGCACCGATTTCGGAGCGCTGTTCGCGAGCGCCGCGAAAGCCGGCGTGCCGACACTGCTGGTGTGGGGGAAGCAGGACCAGACCGTACCGATCGGGCTGTCTGAGGTGGCACGCACGAACATGCCGCAGCTCGAGTTCTTTCCCGTGGACTCGGCCGGACATTTACCGCACATCGAGCAGTCGGTGTTGGTGCACGCGAAAATGCAGGAGTTCTTCCGCGCGCACCCCGCCAAATAG
- a CDS encoding alpha/beta fold hydrolase, whose amino-acid sequence MPQTLKLRERQVLTMMAEGLSAPAIAQRLSLSADTVRWYIKQLYALLEVSSRAEAIRVAMSRGLLDAPVQPAASAPVSRSEIRYANNAGVHVAYQIVGSGPVTLLFMHGFVSHLDLAWEQLEYAAFFEQLGRVARVILFDKRGVGVSDRQGGPATIEQTVADARCVLDAAGTAGTAHTFIMGTSEGGAAAVLLASMYPERVHGLILFGVSPFIGGHGTEFPWTSNGDGQYPLLTPAPERWGETWSLDRFAPSRADQLDFRNWWSRLLRAATSPSVIDTVLANARAVDIRALLPSITTRTLVIHRIGDRLVPLAAGRYFAARMPHARMVELPGNDHVYFIDSDALARTVTAYLQQPDAATDVRTWIAIILCMTGRGARLDGTKRAILSAHDARFLRQSDSTWTALFDSPSTALRCARELRTLGAGTVGAMSLHVGACSVAEGVPVGAAYSRAVEAALATAPGHIVLTGMLRDILAGADVSVAVHALAAGDRDAPPSAIWALVD is encoded by the coding sequence ATGCCGCAAACCCTCAAGTTGCGCGAGCGCCAGGTGTTGACGATGATGGCCGAGGGCCTGTCTGCCCCGGCCATTGCACAGCGACTGTCGCTCTCGGCGGATACCGTGCGCTGGTACATCAAGCAGCTCTACGCCTTGCTCGAGGTGTCGTCGCGCGCCGAGGCCATCCGGGTGGCGATGTCGCGTGGCCTGCTCGACGCACCGGTACAGCCGGCCGCGTCGGCACCCGTGTCGCGATCGGAGATTCGCTACGCCAATAATGCCGGCGTCCACGTCGCGTATCAGATCGTCGGCAGCGGTCCGGTCACGCTGCTGTTCATGCACGGCTTTGTGTCGCACCTCGATCTCGCCTGGGAGCAGCTGGAGTACGCCGCCTTCTTCGAGCAGCTTGGACGCGTGGCGCGCGTGATCCTGTTCGACAAGCGCGGTGTCGGTGTGTCCGATCGCCAAGGCGGTCCGGCCACGATCGAACAGACCGTCGCCGACGCGCGATGTGTGCTCGATGCCGCCGGTACCGCCGGTACGGCGCATACCTTCATCATGGGCACATCGGAGGGCGGCGCCGCTGCCGTACTCCTCGCGTCGATGTATCCGGAACGCGTGCATGGACTCATCCTGTTCGGTGTCTCGCCATTTATTGGTGGTCACGGCACGGAGTTTCCGTGGACGTCGAACGGTGACGGGCAGTACCCGCTGCTCACCCCGGCACCGGAGCGATGGGGAGAGACGTGGTCGCTCGACCGATTCGCACCGTCGCGCGCCGATCAGCTCGACTTCCGCAACTGGTGGTCTCGTCTACTGCGTGCCGCGACCAGTCCGTCGGTGATCGACACCGTCTTGGCCAACGCGCGCGCCGTGGATATTCGCGCATTGCTGCCATCGATCACCACGCGTACCCTCGTCATCCATCGTATCGGCGATCGCCTCGTGCCATTGGCAGCGGGACGCTACTTCGCCGCGCGCATGCCGCACGCGCGCATGGTTGAATTGCCGGGCAACGACCACGTGTACTTCATCGACAGCGACGCGCTCGCGCGCACGGTGACGGCGTATTTACAACAACCGGACGCGGCCACCGACGTGCGCACATGGATCGCCATCATTTTGTGCATGACCGGTCGCGGCGCGCGACTCGACGGCACCAAGCGGGCGATTCTCTCGGCGCATGATGCGCGCTTTCTACGGCAGTCGGACAGCACGTGGACGGCACTGTTCGACAGCCCCAGCACCGCACTCCGCTGCGCGCGTGAGCTGCGCACCCTTGGCGCCGGCACCGTGGGCGCGATGTCGTTGCACGTGGGCGCCTGCTCGGTCGCCGAAGGCGTACCTGTGGGCGCCGCCTACAGCCGTGCGGTCGAGGCCGCGCTTGCGACAGCACCCGGTCACATCGTACTCACCGGAATGCTGCGCGACATTCTCGCCGGAGCGGACGTATCCGTTGCGGTGCACGCCCTGGCGGCGGGCGACCGCGACGCGCCGCCCTCCGCCATCTGGGCGCTCGTGGACTGA
- a CDS encoding LVIVD repeat-containing protein: MHALPTRALLAVAAATAFAACAPRKPVTAPSPARDPRNNLKAGLFDAAEYTSNLKVVAKAVSPKGFLGETNSDLAFTGNYVIQGNYNGPVVWDISNPSAPKLVVAYECPASQNDVSVYKNLMFMSAEAMNGRIDCKPGGVKDVISKDRLRGVRIFDITNIREPKLVANVQTCRGSHTHTVLEDPKDKNNVYIYVSGSSGIRPAGELAECVAAPSGEANSSRLRIEIIKVPLANPAAAAVVGRANIFAGLGAAKSHGASAADKADMDAAKAKGAFTIMIPAMNEEVILPNQFIKPVIDSIVKARGATVATAADTAAARPIVNTNVMRILSAQGMDKPQPVATAVSEGSQCHDITVYPALGLAGGACEGHGILLDISNPVSPVRLDAVADSNFAYWHSATFNNDGTKMLFSDEWGGGGSPKCRPLDKPEWGANAIFNIVNKKLVFQSYYKIPTYQTKNENCVAHNGSLIPIPGRDVMVQSWYQGGISVFDWTDAAHPKEIASFDRGPVDSTRMEMGGSWSVYWYNGNIVSSEIARGMDVAQLVPSEFISQNEIDAANTVKWDYLNAQGQPKISWPPSFALAKAFTDQLERKGCVAPAKIGDIRAQIANAEKVNGAARNSALAKLVTDVEGSRSCDPAKVDMLKKALQDLQALAM; the protein is encoded by the coding sequence ATGCACGCTCTTCCCACACGCGCCCTGCTGGCCGTTGCCGCCGCGACGGCCTTTGCCGCCTGCGCTCCACGAAAGCCGGTCACCGCGCCGTCGCCCGCCAGGGACCCCCGGAACAACCTCAAGGCCGGTCTCTTCGACGCGGCCGAGTACACCTCGAACCTGAAGGTCGTGGCGAAGGCCGTGTCGCCCAAGGGGTTCCTCGGCGAGACCAACTCCGATCTGGCCTTCACCGGTAACTACGTCATTCAGGGCAATTACAATGGCCCGGTGGTGTGGGACATCAGCAACCCGTCGGCGCCGAAGCTCGTGGTGGCCTACGAGTGCCCGGCGTCGCAGAACGACGTCAGCGTGTACAAGAACCTGATGTTCATGTCGGCCGAAGCAATGAACGGCCGCATCGACTGCAAGCCGGGCGGCGTGAAGGACGTGATCAGCAAGGACCGACTGCGCGGCGTGCGCATCTTCGACATCACGAACATCCGTGAGCCGAAACTGGTGGCCAACGTGCAGACATGCCGCGGTTCGCACACGCACACGGTGCTCGAAGATCCGAAAGACAAGAACAACGTATACATCTACGTGTCGGGTTCGTCGGGCATTCGTCCGGCGGGCGAGCTGGCCGAGTGCGTGGCCGCGCCGAGCGGTGAAGCGAACTCCTCGCGGTTGCGCATCGAAATCATCAAGGTGCCCCTCGCGAACCCCGCGGCGGCAGCCGTCGTCGGCCGCGCGAATATCTTCGCCGGCCTTGGCGCCGCCAAGAGCCATGGTGCGTCAGCCGCCGACAAGGCCGACATGGATGCCGCCAAGGCCAAGGGCGCGTTCACCATCATGATTCCGGCGATGAACGAGGAAGTGATTCTACCGAATCAGTTCATCAAGCCGGTGATCGACAGCATCGTGAAGGCGCGCGGCGCGACCGTCGCGACCGCGGCCGACACGGCGGCGGCGCGTCCGATCGTGAACACGAACGTCATGCGCATTCTCTCTGCGCAGGGCATGGACAAGCCTCAGCCAGTGGCCACGGCCGTGAGCGAAGGGTCGCAGTGCCACGACATCACCGTGTACCCGGCACTCGGCCTGGCCGGCGGTGCTTGTGAAGGACACGGCATCCTGCTCGACATCAGCAACCCGGTGTCGCCGGTGCGCCTCGATGCCGTGGCCGACTCGAACTTCGCCTACTGGCATTCGGCCACGTTCAATAACGACGGCACGAAGATGCTGTTCAGCGACGAGTGGGGCGGTGGTGGTTCACCGAAGTGCCGTCCGCTCGACAAGCCGGAGTGGGGCGCGAACGCGATCTTCAACATCGTGAACAAGAAGCTGGTGTTTCAGAGCTACTACAAGATTCCGACGTACCAGACCAAGAACGAAAACTGCGTGGCGCACAACGGCTCGTTGATTCCGATCCCGGGCCGCGATGTGATGGTGCAGTCGTGGTACCAGGGCGGCATCTCGGTGTTCGACTGGACCGACGCGGCGCACCCGAAGGAGATCGCCAGCTTCGACCGTGGTCCGGTGGACAGCACGCGCATGGAGATGGGCGGCTCGTGGTCGGTGTACTGGTACAACGGCAACATCGTGAGCTCGGAAATTGCGCGCGGTATGGACGTGGCGCAGCTGGTGCCGAGCGAGTTCATCTCTCAGAACGAGATCGATGCGGCCAATACGGTGAAGTGGGATTACCTGAACGCGCAGGGACAGCCGAAGATCTCGTGGCCGCCCAGCTTTGCGCTGGCGAAGGCGTTTACCGATCAGCTCGAGCGCAAGGGATGTGTGGCGCCGGCCAAGATCGGTGACATCCGCGCGCAGATTGCGAACGCCGAAAAGGTGAACGGTGCCGCGCGAAACAGCGCGCTCGCCAAGCTCGTGACGGACGTCGAGGGAAGCCGCAGCTGTGATCCGGCCAAGGTCGACATGCTGAAGAAGGCGCTGCAGGATCTGCAAGCGCTGGCGATGTAA
- a CDS encoding dienelactone hydrolase family protein, producing the protein MRTILGLTAAAVLAGSGFVAGRARSTVVATPMTPAAPADEHANHDMSSTNGGAATLGARPQQAGGIPASAGTAAARIAASPRHAEWVAIKVNATDSVMAWVVYPERKDKAPVVIALHENTGINTWTRSVADQLAADGFIGIAPDLTTMFRTGDLKADPAPDQGRAAIGQVTPEAGTRILDAVAKYGMALPAALPKYGIVGFCWGGGRSFLHATTAPGLGASVVYYGSPPTADQMAAIKAPVLGLYGGNDARINATIPATDSTMKALGKSYESHIFDGAGHGFLRGQDGNAPNAAAAMAAWPKTIAFFRTKLGK; encoded by the coding sequence ATGCGTACGATTCTCGGCCTCACGGCCGCCGCTGTCCTCGCCGGATCCGGCTTCGTTGCCGGACGGGCACGATCCACCGTCGTCGCGACTCCCATGACACCGGCCGCGCCTGCCGACGAGCACGCCAATCACGACATGTCCTCGACGAACGGCGGTGCGGCCACGCTTGGCGCGCGGCCGCAACAGGCCGGCGGTATTCCCGCGTCCGCCGGTACGGCGGCCGCGCGCATCGCGGCGTCGCCGCGCCACGCCGAGTGGGTGGCGATCAAGGTGAACGCCACGGACAGTGTGATGGCGTGGGTGGTCTACCCTGAGCGCAAAGACAAGGCGCCCGTGGTCATCGCGCTGCATGAGAACACCGGCATCAACACGTGGACGCGCTCGGTTGCCGATCAGCTGGCCGCCGACGGGTTCATCGGCATCGCACCGGATCTCACGACGATGTTCCGCACGGGCGATCTCAAAGCCGACCCGGCTCCCGATCAGGGGCGCGCGGCGATCGGTCAGGTAACGCCCGAGGCGGGCACGCGCATTCTGGATGCCGTGGCCAAGTACGGCATGGCGTTGCCGGCGGCGTTGCCGAAGTACGGCATCGTGGGCTTCTGCTGGGGCGGAGGACGTTCGTTCCTGCACGCCACCACGGCGCCTGGGCTTGGCGCCTCGGTGGTGTACTATGGCTCTCCGCCGACGGCTGATCAGATGGCCGCGATCAAGGCACCGGTGCTCGGCCTGTACGGTGGAAACGATGCGCGCATCAACGCGACGATCCCGGCCACTGACTCCACGATGAAGGCGCTGGGCAAGTCGTACGAGTCGCACATCTTCGACGGTGCCGGTCACGGCTTCCTGCGCGGACAGGATGGGAATGCACCGAACGCCGCGGCCGCGATGGCGGCGTGGCCCAAGACGATTGCGTTCTTCCGCACGAAGCTCGGCAAGTAG